The following coding sequences are from one Saccharomyces cerevisiae S288C chromosome X, complete sequence window:
- the IML2 gene encoding Iml2p (Protein required for clearance of inclusion bodies; localizes to the inclusion bodies formed under protein misfolding stress; the authentic, non-tagged protein is detected in highly purified mitochondria in high-throughput studies; protein abundance increases in response to DNA replication stress; IML2 has a paralog, YKR018C, that arose from the whole genome duplication): MFRVFGSFGSKGNQSSGEEQSTKTKQVLKQANDFEIALKAMDFVLDDRTDEGLNLLKKAEMETGSDQTILTLARGVIEFLQATLSFETEEMKRAAITLGKAEQMSWKSKQNAEKTNFRSSSIYPPGTVYAVTYTESCLLHALLMLFSESMMEAAKALLKLRRAYTMLQDIMVTVKKAERSKNSSSPSPSEKSQESCGSFVSAETTFISVDIPYKLSSEDKSNPLLLEFAEKIYTMRMGRLSGAHIGNTPSFHRLRDDLGLQTTPSQASDRHSVSDDFDLEQATIDEFIHSGANLCYGILQVVLSLLPPAIGAVLSIVGFKGSREEGLRLVWKATKERNVHGCIGLLGLMFYYDGPFQFTDADFDIPPNDNGSRALNKSRTNDSSLLPGYMDSATLLHPGKILEDALLKARALFPNSALWLLNEAKMLAGKGRLRDSLALMDSIDVNSIRMRQVKSLMVFERAILLVNLHEYNRAADDLISLLDISDWSHALYTYFAGCCYLENWRMTQLGLLNDGKEQFYKERARELIFDAPSLLGKKTFKSKNLPLDRFMLRKVQQFNNMQKKLNLQEPLDSIATSPVHELAYFYNGYNRMTENDLILTKKMLTEYHNPAIDSEDPDQELIRNLLLSLTLRRLGDAERGLALLDDIVLPKIFYIQNGKVKYFKKTEDPWAYPAALYERALFCWKLGGMESLNECREWLLRAQNYAADYELSTRIGMKIKAALDRVENALA; encoded by the coding sequence ATGTTTAGAGTATTTGGTTCATTTGGATCAAAGGGTAATCAATCTTCTGGTGAAGAGCAATCAACAAAGACAAAACAGGTTCTGAAGCAGGCTAATGACTTTGAGATCGCCTTAAAGGCAATGGATTTTGTCCTTGATGATAGAACGGATGAAGGGTTGAATTTGCTGAAAAAAGCTGAAATGGAAACTGGTTCAGATCAAACTATCTTGACTTTGGCAAGAGGTgttattgaatttcttcaaGCCACTTTGAGTTTTGAAactgaagaaatgaaaagagCTGCAATTACTTTAGGCAAAGCTGAGCAAATGTCCTGGAAAAGTAAGCAAAATGCTGAAAAGACCAATTTTAGGAGCAGTTCAATATATCCTCCCGGTACTGTCTATGCTGTAACATATACTGAGTCATGTCTGTTGCATGCCTTGTTGATGTTATTTAGTGAAAGCATGATGGAAGCAGCCAAGGCTTTGCTAAAGTTAAGGAGGGCTTATACAATGTTACAAGATATCATGGTTACTGTCAAAAAAGCTGAACGATCGAAAAATTCGAGCTCTCCCTCTCCAAGCGAAAAGAGCCAAGAGTCATGCGGAAGTTTTGTTTCTGCAGAGACAACTTTCATATCGGTTGATATACCATACAAATTGTCTTCCGAGGACAAGTCCAATCCACTCCTATTGGAATTTGCTGAAAAAATCTACACGATGAGAATGGGAAGGTTATCAGGTGCCCATATTGGCAATACTCCATCTTTTCATAGGTTAAGGGATGATTTGGGTTTACAGACGACTCCGTCTCAAGCTTCCGACCGCCATTCTGTTTCAGATGATTTCGATTTAGAACAGGCTACCATCGACGAATTCATCCATTCAGGTGCTAATTTATGCTATGGTATCTTGCAAGTCGTCTTATCCTTACTTCCACCTGCAATCGGTGCTGTGCTATCTATTGTTGGATTCAAGGGATCCCGTGAAGAAGGTTTGAGGCTAGTTTGGAAGGCTACAAAGGAGAGAAATGTTCACGGGTGTATAGGTTTGTTAGGTCTGATGTTTTATTACGACGGTCCTTTCCAATTTACAGATGCTGACTTTGATATACCACCAAACGATAATGGATCGAGGGCTTTAAACAAAAGCAGAACAAACGATAGTAGCCTTTTACCAGGTTATATGGACAGTGCAACCTTATTGCATCCTGGAAAAATTCTGGAGGACGCATTACTAAAAGCAAGAGCACTTTTTCCTAATAGTGCCCTGTGGCTGCTAAATGAGGCCAAAATGCTTGCTGGAAAGGGCAGGCTTCGTGATTCTCTGGCCCTAATGGACTCTATTGATGTCAATAGTATCCGTATGAGACAAGTGAAATCGTTGATGGTGTTTGAACGTGCGATCCTTTTAGTCAACTTACACGAATACAACAGAGCTGCCGATGATTTAATAAGTTTGCTTGATATTAGTGATTGGTCTCACGCATTGTACACTTATTTTGCGGGTTGCTGTTACTTGGAAAATTGGAGGATGACACAATTAGGCTTATTAAATGACGGTAAAgaacaattctataaagAGCGGGCTCGAGAACTCATATTTGACGCTCCATCTTTGTTAGGTAAGAAAACGttcaaatccaaaaatCTTCCATTGGATAGATTCATGCTTAGAAAAGTTCAACAATTTAATAATATgcagaagaaattaaaccTACAAGAACCACTAGACTCAATAGCAACATCACCTGTCCATGAACTGGCTTATTTCTACAACGGTTACAACAGGATGACTGAAAACGATTTAATTTTGACCAAAAAGATGTTGACAGAGTATCACAACCCCGCCATTGATTCGGAAGACCCAGATCAAGAGCTGATCAGAAACTTACTACTATCCTTGACCTTAAGAAGATTGGGGGATGCTGAAAGAGGTTTAGCCTTGTTAGATGACATTGTTCTgccaaaaatattctacATTCAAAATGGCAAAgtcaaatatttcaaaaaaaccGAAGACCCATGGGCATATCCAGCCGCTCTTTATGAGAGAGCTTTATTCTGTTGGAAACTGGGTGGCATGGAAAGTTTGAATGAATGTAGGGAATGGCTGCTAAGAGCCCAAAATTATGCCGCCGATTACGAATTGAGTACGCGTATCGGTATGAAGATCAAAGCCGCCCTTGATAGAGTTGAAAACGCGCTTGCTTAA
- the ALY2 gene encoding Aly2p (Alpha arrestin, Ub-ligase adaptor for Rsp5p; controls nutrient limitation-mediated endosomal recycling of the Gap1p amino acid permease; PY motif-containing adaptor involved in substrate-induced, Rsp5p-mediated ubiquitination and endocytosis of select plasma membrane localized amino acid transporters, such as Dip5p and Put4p; regulates intracellular pH; phosphorylated by Npr1p and by the Pcl7p-Pho85p cyclin-CDK complex; interacts with AP-1 subunit Apl4p), which yields MPMDQSISSPLFPMEKDIDIPLDATPLAQSSSLQLFIHLAEPVVFLQGFDPQKTEYPSVVLRGCLVVRILKPTKLKSISLSFKGYSRTEWPEGIPPKRQEFVEIKDIVDHTWALYPPTEQKSKKKMDASAPNESNNAANNFLTKESGASLYRTLSDNETITSRKNSISGLSSLNLSPLGAPGNSSVNVKDRESRQRSRSSSVTSSNGPSRNLSPINLLKRATSPSVSHHNYKPTTTSIFSDLLNNTFTHNDAASHHGHHIPTSSNHLAMTSNNFTSGSGGEFFVFQPGDYIYAFEELIPQAYPESIKADFGFVEYFLFASIERPGAFKSNISARQVVNIVRTQAHNSVEESEPIIISRDWENQLYYDIVIASKDIILDAFLPITFKFAPLDKVTLHRIRIYVTETMEYYCREKKVHRMEPTKKFLLTEQKGPKLPNLPNDANLSKAKNMGNLLQDPKNGDLVNKEYEYQIFIPSRFNNHQQLHPDTSYENIKANHWIKICLRLSRVVDNKRKHYEISIDSPIHVLHRLCSHANTLLPSYDGHPASFPKETDSSISSILESSDDNINLYHNSNIFFPKEVLSSPVLSPNVQPLDILIPHLPSTSLTRNSRQFNRNSKSHPSDNTIFNSAKLKSNIYQPESLQRELASPQAIPLSPITSPMSNMEVPPPDFDFSSDFISDAASGTTTTEVSSSESSILPRDPPSYKDTVLHDNNQKRRPNSKHPTPPSLKASHPNKNSDKNSSETLNKKESMSKIEENKHKRETTPKKRENRDVKSLSTPQREESKDSTSTGNQSNEKNRKRVLSLSSSLHSSPNNSGFAHSALGNLSNESLRSLNRRESVQDNLPSTIRHDNPFFTDLNQVLIEDELKNHDKNELNRHSTNTSSTPASARSSFDYSGINISKDKLNMEPLLSKTETLTNKVNEDSFLRPNDSYVDLLEPSVDTTIDITAPYARNSSAWHPLQNDNDNNQFSPLLGSNENFLNAANAQNSAESDHNNDIFTQGSGLTESSKNSDSEERFISRLSSPEKVLINTLDNESGLQSINESTL from the coding sequence atgCCCATGGACCAATCTATCTCATCTCCATTGTTTCCCATGGAAAAGGATATTGATATCCCCCTCGATGCTACACCCTTGGCACAAAGTTCATCATTACAGCTTTTTATTCATTTAGCTGAACCAGTTGTTTTCCTCCAAGGCTTTGACCCTCAGAAGACGGAATATCCCTCGGTTGTTCTTCGGGGCTGTCTAGTGGTAAGAATACTGAAACCCACAAAGCTGAAAAGCATAAGTCTTTCGTTCAAAGGATATTCTAGAACTGAATGGCCTGAAGGTATCCCTCCTAAAAGACAAGAATTCGTGGAAATCAAAGATATTGTAGACCATACATGGGCTCTATATCCGCCAACTGAACAGAAgagcaagaaaaagatggaTGCTTCCGCACCTAATGAGAGCAACAATGCAgctaataattttttgacgAAGGAAAGTGGTGCCTCTCTTTATAGAACACTGtctgataatgaaactataacaagcagaaaaaattctatATCAGGTTTGTCCTCGTTGAACTTGTCACCTCTAGGTGCACCTGGAAATTCCTCTGTCAACGTAAAAGACAGAGAAAGTAGACAAAGATCTAGATCTTCGTCAGTCACTTCTTCCAATGGACCATCAAGAAACCTATCCCCgataaatttattgaagagAGCCACGTCTCCTTCCGTGTCTCACCACAACTATAAACCTACGACCACTTCCATCTTTTCCGACTTGTTGAATAACACCTTTACCCATAATGATGCAGCATCGCATCATGGTCATCATATCCCCACCAGTAGCAATCATCTGGCAATGACAAGCAACAACTTCACCAGCGGGTCTGGAGGAgaattttttgtctttcaACCAGGCGACTATATTTATGCTTTCGAAGAACTAATTCCTCAAGCATACCCAGAATCTATTAAAGCTGATTTCGGATTTGTGGAATACTTCTTATTTGCCAGTATAGAGAGACCTGGTGCCTTTAAATCAAACATTAGCGCCCGGCAAGTGGTTAATATCGTACGGACACAGGCTCATAATTCTGTGGAAGAAAGTGAGCCGATTATCATATCTAGAGATTGGGAAAACCAATTATATTATGATATCGTTATAGCATCAAAGGATATTATTTTAGATGCTTTTCTGCCTATCACGTTCAAATTCGCTCCCCTCGATAAAGTTACGTTGCATAGAATAAGAATTTATGTGACAGAGACAATGGAGTATTATTGTAGAGAAAAGAAGGTTCATAGGATGGAGCCCAccaagaaatttttattgacAGAACAGAAAGGTCCTAAATTACCGAACTTGCCCAATGATGCAAATTTGTCAAAGGCCAAGAATATGGGGAACCTGTTGCAGGATCCAAAGAATGGTGATTTAGTGAATAAAGAGTATGAGTACCAGATTTTTATTCCGAGTCGTTTCAACAACCATCAGCAATTGCATCCAGATACTTCTTATGAAAACATCAAAGCAAACCATTGGATTAAAATTTGCCTGAGACTGTCTAGAGTAGTAGATAATAAAAGGAAACATTACGAAATTAGTATTGACTCGCCAATACATGTTTTACATAGATTGTGCTCGCATGCAAATACCCTTTTACCGAGCTATGATGGACATCCTgcttcttttccaaaagaaacaGATTCCTCAATTTCCTCAATATTGGAATCGTCTGATGACAATATAAATCTATACCATAACtctaatattttctttcccaAGGAAGTCCTTTCGTCTCCAGTACTTTCGCCCAATGTCCAACCATTAGACATTTTAATCCCACATTTACCTTCCACTTCATTGACCAGAAACTCTAGGCAATTCAATAGGAACTCAAAATCCCATCCGAGTGATAATACCATCTTCAATTCTGCAAAGTTGAAATCCAACATATATCAACCGGAGAGTTTGCAAAGAGAATTAGCATCACCCCAGGCAATCCCGCTCTCTCCAATAACATCGCCAATGTCAAATATGGAAGTGCCTCCGCCAGATTTTGACTTTTCTTCCGATTTCATATCTGATGCTGCTTCCGGAACCACTACTACTGAGGTATCTTCATCAGAGTCGAGCATCTTACCACGGGATCCACCATCTTATAAGGATACTGTGTTGCATGACAACAATCAAAAAAGGAGGCCTAATTCCAAACATCCGACGCCTCCAAGTTTAAAAGCTTCCCAtccaaataaaaattcGGATAAGAATTCTTCAGAAactttgaataaaaaagaatcgATGTCAAagatagaagaaaataaacacAAAAGAGAGACAACTCCtaaaaagagagaaaataGGGACGTGAAAAGTTTATCAACCCCACAACGCGAGGAAAGCAAAGACTCGACATCCACTGGGAATCAAAGTAACGAAAAGAACAGAAAAAGAGTATTAAGCCTATCGTCTTCATTACATAGCTCACCAAATAATAGCGGATTTGCGCATTCAGCTTTAGGAAATCTGAGCAATGAATCATTAAGATCATTGAATAGAAGGGAAAGTGTTCAAGATAATTTACCGTCCACAATAAGACACGATAATCCTTTTTTCACAGATTTAAATCAAGTTTTAATAGAAGACGAACTTAAAAATCATGATAAAAATGAACTAAATCGACATTCTACAAATACTTCGAGCACCCCCGCCTCAGCTAGATCCTCTTTTGACTATTCAGGAATTAATATAAGCAAGGACAAGTTGAACATGGAACCATTACTGAGTAAAACGGAAACGTTGACTAATAAAGTTAATGAAGACTCCTTTTTAAGGCCTAATGATTCATACGTTGATCTACTTGAACCCTCAGTAGATACTACGATTGATATCACTGCGCCGTACGCTAGAAATTCCTCTGCTTGGCATCCTTTACAAAACGATAACGATAACAATCAGTTTTCTCCACTTTTGGGAAGTAACGagaatttcttgaatgcAGCTAATGCACAAAATTCTGCCGAATCAGATCATAATAATGACATTTTCACACAGGGCTCAGGATTAACGGAAAGCTCTAAGAATTCTGATTCCGAGGAAAGATTTATTTCAAGACTTTCTTCACCCGAGAAAGTACTGATTAATACGTTAGATAATGAATCTGGATTACAAAGTATAAATGAGAGTACCCTTTAG
- the TAX4 gene encoding Tax4p (EH domain-containing protein; involved in regulating phosphatidylinositol 4,5-bisphosphate levels and autophagy; Irs4p and Tax4p bind and activate the PtdIns phosphatase Inp51p; Irs4p and Tax4p are involved in localizing Atg17p to the PAS; TAX4 has a paralog, IRS4, that arose from the whole genome duplication) → MHFPKKKHSGNLSVVELPKEALQDSLTAAQITFKRYAHPNGNAGSAERPRHLKVESAPVVKSEPSLPRMRQPEPRSINHQYSRETLPGHSEAFSVPTTPLQTIHYDVRNKASNSPSSIAAAETAAYLAHTNSFSNRSSGVGSRDPVMDTETKPPRAPSALKNELQLNRMRIPPPSYDNNVRSRSISPQVSYSTSLSSSCSISSDGEETSYREKSTDEAFPPEPSMSSYSLASKASAKASLTDPSQRQQESDYTAMNKLNGGNIIYKGTLPDLIPRSQRKTSKPRFKHRLLRSPEQQQENLSRVYSDQTQNGRAIINTQQNVKLKTTMRRGKYAITDNDETFPYDRKSVSSDSDTDEDSNVMEIKDKKKKSRRSKIKKGLKTTAAVVGSSTSVLPFPHHHHHHHQLHNPNSHHLHTHHHTSSHKFNEDKPWKSHRDLGFITEQERKRYESMWVSNRYSYLRLLPWWPSLANEDDESHLQPLNLPQDGLMLNLVVKDIWYRSNLPRDLLVQIYNMVDTRKDGTLDRKSFIVGMWLVDQCLYGRKLTNELDQRVWNSVDGYVLGTINVKPATSDHYHNANNPLDKPSKLSVRQELKNIKRDLRNVRI, encoded by the coding sequence ATGCATTTccccaaaaaaaagcattCCGGAAATCTCTCCGTGGTGGAATTGCCGAAGGAAGCTCTCCAAGATTCTTTAACTGCTGCTCAGATTACTTTCAAGAGATATGCCCACCCCAATGGCAATGCCGGTAGCGCAGAGAGGCCGAGACATCTAAAGGTGGAATCTGCGCCTGTCGTGAAATCTGAGCCTTCTTTGCCGAGGATGAGACAACCGGAACCGAGAAGTATAAATCATCAATACTCTAGGGAAACGCTTCCAGGCCATTCTGAAGCCTTTTCCGTACCGACGACTCCTCTGCAGACAATCCATTATGATGTAAGGAATAAAGCGTCAAATTCGCCAAGTAGTATAGCAGCTGCAGAGACAGCTGCATACCTAGCCCACACAAATTCATTTAGTAACAGATCATCCGGTGTCGGCAGCCGGGATCCAGTTATGGATACTGAAACAAAACCGCCACGTGCTCCTTCAGCCTTGAAAAATGAGCTGCAATTGAACAGAATGAGGATACCTCCGCCGTCatatgataataatgtTCGTTCACGATCTATTTCGCCACAAGTATCCTACTCTACCTCGCTGTCATCATCGTGTTCCATAAGTTCCGATGGAGAAGAAACTTCTTATAGAGAAAAAAGCACCGATGAGGCATTTCCTCCTGAACCTTCCATGTCTTCTTATAGTCTTGCGTCCAAAGCCTCAGCAAAGGCTTCTCTAACGGACCCCTCACAGCGGCAGCAAGAGTCAGACTATACGGCAATGAATAAACTCAATGGAGgaaatataatatataaaggCACTTTACCCGACCTAATACCGCGAAGCCAAAGGAAGACAAGTAAACCCAGGTTCAAGCACAGGCTTTTACGATCACCTGAGCAGCAGCAAGAAAACTTATCACGTGTGTATTCGGACCAAACGCAGAATGGTAGGGCAATCATAAACACGCAGCAAAATGTAAAGTTAAAGACAACTATGAGGCGCGGGAAGTACGCAATTACAGACAATGATGAAACTTTTCCCTACGACAGAAAGTCTGTATCATCAGACTCAGACACAGATGAAGATTCTAATGTGATGGAAATCAAggacaagaagaagaaaagtcGTCGCTCTAAGATAAAGAAGGGGTTGAAAACAACAGCAGCTGTAGTTGGGAGTAGTACCTCTGTCCTTCCGTTCCCtcatcaccatcatcatcaccatcaGCTCCATAACCCGAATTCTCATCACTTACACACGCACCATCATACAAGTTCTCACAAATTCAATGAAGATAAACCGTGGAAATCTCATAGAGATCTCGGGTTTATTACCgaacaagaaagaaaaagatacgAGTCTATGTGGGTATCAAACAGATACTCGTATTTGCGCTTGCTGCCGTGGTGGCCCTCTCTCGCGAATGAAGACGACGAGTCTCACTTACAGCCCTTAAATTTACCGCAAGACGGCCTGATGCTTAACTTAGTCGTAAAAGATATATGGTATCGATCAAACCTACCCAGGGATCTTCTAGTGCAAATATACAATATGGTCGACACAAGAAAAGACGGTACCTTAGACAGAAAATCGTTTATAGTGGGCATGTGGCTGGTTGATCAATGTCTCTATGGCCGAAAGCTAACGAATGAGCTGGACCAGAGAGTTTGGAATAGCGTTGACGGCTATGTTCTCGGTACAATTAACGTGAAGCCTGCCACTTCCGATCACTATCACAACGCTAATAACCCTCTAGATAAGCCATCAAAGCTTTCAGTCCGACaggaattgaaaaacatcAAACGCGATCTCAGAAATGTCAGAATATGA
- the EXO70 gene encoding GTP-Rho binding exocyst subunit EXO70 (Subunit of the exocyst complex; the exocyst mediates polarized targeting and tethering of post-Golgi secretory vesicles to active sites of exocytosis prior to SNARE-mediated fusion; PtdIns[4,5]P2-binding protein that localizes to exocytic sites in an actin-independent manner, targeting and anchoring the exocyst with Sec3p; involved in exocyst assembly; direct downstream effector of Rho3p and Cdc42p; relocalizes from bud neck to cytoplasm upon DNA replication stress), which yields MPAEIDIDEADVLVLSQELQKTSKLTFEINKSLKKIAATSNQSSQLFTPILARNNVLTTLQRNIESTLNSVASVKDLANEASKYEIILQKGINQVGLKQYTQVVHKLDDMLEDIQSGQANREENSEFHGILTHLEQLIKRSEAQLRVYFISILNSIKPFDPQINITKKMPFPYYEDQQLGALSWILDYFHGNSEGSIIQDILVGERSKLILKCMAFLEPFAKEISTAKNAPYEKGSSGMNSYTEALLGFIANEKSLVDDLYSQYTESKPHVLSQILSPLISAYAKLFGANLKIVRSNLENFGFFSFELVESINDVKKSLRGKELQNYNLLQDCTQEVRQVTQSLFRDAIDRIIKKANSISTIPSNNGVTEATVDTMSRLRKFSEYKNGCLGAMDNITRENWLPSNYKEKEYTLQNEALNWEDHNVLLSCFISDCIDTLAVNLERKAQIALMPNQEPDVANPNSSKNKHKQRIGFFILMNLTLVEQIVEKSELNLMLAGEGHSRLERLKKRYISYMVSDWRDLTANLMDSVFIDSSGKKSKDKEQIKEKFRKFNEGFEDLVSKTKQYKLSDPSLKVTLKSEIISLVMPMYERFYSRYKDSFKNPRKHIKYTPDELTTVLNQLVR from the coding sequence ATGCCCGCTGAAATTGACATTGATGAAGCTGACGTATTAGTTTTATCACAGGAGTTACAAAAGACAAGTAAACTCACTTTCGAAATCaataaatctttgaaaaaaattgcagCTACATCCAATCAATCCAGTCAACTCTTCACTCCTATTCTTGCTAGAAATAATGTTTTAACCACAttacaaagaaatattgaaaGTACATTGAATTCCGTTGCCTCAGTTAAGGATCTAGCAAACGAAGCTTCCAAGTATGAGATCATTTTACAAAAGGGTATTAATCAAGTCGGTTTAAAGCAATACACCCAAGTAGTACATAAGCTAGATGATATGTTGGAAGACATTCAGTCTGGACAAGCCAATCGAGAAGAAAACTCAGAATTCCATGGGATTTTAACTCACTTGGAACAATTGATCAAACGTAGCGAGGCTCAACTAAgagtatattttatttcaattttgaaCAGTATTAAACCGTTTGATCCACAAATCAATATCACCAAAAAGATGCCATTTCCATACTACGAGGACCAGCAGTTAGGCGCTTTATCGTGGATTTTAGATTATTTTCATGGAAATTCAGAAGGTTCTATTATACAGGACATACTCGTCGGTGAAAGGAGTAAATTAATCCTCAAGTGCATGGCATTCCTTGAACCTTTTGCCAAAGAAATCAGCACTGCAAAAAACGCCCCGTATGAGAAGGGCAGTAGCGGGATGAACAGCTACACGGAGGCCTTATTAGGCTTCATCGCCAATGAAAAATCACTAGTAGACGACCTCTACTCTCAATATACAGAAAGTAAACCCCACGTCTTGTCACAGATCTTGTCGCCTTTAATTAGCGCATATGCTAAGCTTTTCGGTgcaaatttgaaaattgtaCGAAGCAACCTCGAGAACTTTGGATTCTTTAGTTTTGAGCTAGTGGAAAGCATAAATGATGTGAAAAAATCTCTTCGAGGCAAGGAACTACAAAACTATAATTTATTGCAAGATTGTACGCAAGAAGTACGTCAAGTAACACAGTCATTATTCAGAGATGCCATTGATAGGATTATCAAAAAGGCAAATTCTATTTCTACTATTCCTTCCAATAATGGTGTCACTGAAGCAACTGTAGATACCATGTCAAGACTAAGAAAGTTCAGTGAGTACAAAAACGGATGTTTAGGCGCCATGGACAATATCACACGTGAAAATTGGTTACCATCCAATTATAAGGAGAAAGAATACACTTTGCAAAACGAGGCTTTAAATTGGGAAGATCATAATGTATTACTATCATGTTTTATAAGTGATTGCATAGACACTTTGGCAGTTAATCTTGAGAGAAAGGCACAAATAGCACTGATGCCTAACCAAGAGCCAGATGTGGCTAATCCTAATAGCTCTAAAAATAAGCACAAGCAACGTATTGGATTCTTCATTTTAATGAACCTGACGCTTGTTGAGCAGATCGTGGAAAAGTCAGAATTAAACTTAATGTTAGCTGGAGAAGGTCACTCCAGATTGGAACGGCTGAAGAAACGTTATATTAGTTATATGGTATCAGATTGGAGAGATTTAACTGCAAATTTGATGGATTCTGTGTTTATTGATAGTAGCGGGAAGAAGtcaaaagacaaagaacaaataaaggagaaatttagaaaattCAATGAAGGATTCGAAGATTTAGtatcaaaaacaaaacagTATAAGCTTTCAGATCCATCATTGAAAGTAACTTTGAAGTCAGAAATAATATCGTTGGTTATGCCCATGTATGAAAGATTCTACAGTAGATATAAAGACTCTTTCAAGAATCCTAGAAAGCATATCAAATATACCCCTGACGAACTAACTACTGTTCTTAACCAATTAGTGAGATAG